In Silene latifolia isolate original U9 population chromosome 3, ASM4854445v1, whole genome shotgun sequence, a single window of DNA contains:
- the LOC141645947 gene encoding ribosome-inactivating protein saporin-7-like → MKAWLIVAITCTILQSSALIANAIALDLANPTQAKYSTCLTSIRNDVKHPKLNYGGIPVIGAPTATYLRIDLKVATGTVSLALKRSDLYVVALLAKNDKNVNRAYFFNGQITSAQLDKLFPEAKGAANQQKITEYQENYASLEKAAKMDRKKVGLGIGKLVTYLGAVNGKARQVQAEAKFMMVAIQMISEAARFRYIEKMVLSNFPNGFNPDDKVLILERNWDRISAAIKGSKNGVFTPALVLKSPEVKTSWTVSKATELDMGLLKHLGNAVSESSSEDNDAQI, encoded by the coding sequence ATGAAGGCTTGGCTAATCGTCGCAATAACATGTACGATTCTTCAATCATCGGCTTTGATAGCAAATGCAATCGCACTGGACCTCGCTAATCCCACCCAAGCTAAATACTCAACTTGTCTTACCAGTATCCGAAACGACGTGAAGCATCCCAAACTCAATTACGGTGGTATACCCGTAATAGGAGCACCCACTGCCACATATCTTAGGATTGACCTCAAAGTTGCTACAGGAACTGTGTCCCTTGCCCTTAAACGCAGCGACTTGTATGTCGTTGCGTTACTGGCTAAGAACGATAAAAACGTAAACAGGGCTTATTTCTTCAATGGTCAAATTACTTCGGCTCAATTAGACAAACTTTTTCCGGAGGCAAAGGGTGCTGCAAATCAGCAAAAGATAACAGAGTACCAAGAAAATTATGCATCGCTTGAAAAAGCAGCCAAAATGGATAGGAAGAAAGTCGGGTTAGGTATCGGCAAACTTGTTACTTATCTTGGAGCGGTCAATGGGAAGGCGCGTCAGGTGCAAGCTGAAGCTAAGTTTATGATGGTTGCTATTCAAATGATTTCTGAGGCAGCGCGATTTAGGTATATTGAGAAGATGGTACTGAGTAATTTTCCGAATGGGTTTAATCCTGATGATAAGGTTCTTATATTGGAGAGGAACTGGGACAGGATTTCGGCAGCAATTAAAGGTTCTAAGAATGGAGTGTTTACGCCTGCGCTTGTGTTGAAGTCTCCAGAGGTAAAGACCAGTTGGACAGTGAGCAAAGCGACAGAACTTGATATGGGACTACTGAAGCATCTCGGAAATGCGGTGTCAGAGTCGTCTTCTGAGGATAATGATGCTCAAATTTAA
- the LOC141645948 gene encoding uncharacterized protein LOC141645948 yields MKREYMLKNIDFSALELLRSVCYHKSVDCATMLLEGRSDIRIEVNSALEDGLYPLHIAATSMSPGLIDLFLLNGAQTDVQCKDSRSPYYRMYPLELALNTLRLHPYVSDWVPTKSIFKLIYIFCLPEMMGPLQAIEKLASKSDISVVQKISCQLIQEGKLVELSALLMMSWDMLVSPGHNNGDEIGSSFIVKYILSELQMLANKESKLVCCTAESGGQQQVRWKKGCLLFALSMLEILKRARAAIQDYRLSPKLMDVENSEVALDVSNLLKDLGFCLKNEDIDAKDVKGYEEVCYPMSPESLWSSLGGQSSRVFQIPNAEAFNCGVGIQSQRKPNRNSATSFPKPPQPQQPSGVIAIRRYWPRQPSSGASFATNRSWSFISCALRRCLRFSPI; encoded by the exons ATGAAAAGGgaatatatgctcaaaaacatagATTTTTCCGCTTTAGAATTGCTAAGATCCGTTTGTTATCATAAATCTGTGGATTGTGCTACAATGCTGTTGGAAGGCCGATCTGACATAAGAATCGAAGTGAATAGTGCACTGGAAGATGGATTGTATCCCTTGCACATTGCTGCTACAAGTATGTCTCCTGGCCTAATTGATCTGTTTTTGCTTAATGGAGCACAGACAGACGTTCAATGCAAGGATAGTCGCTCACCTTACTATAGAATGTATCCGCTTGAGCTTGCACTCAACACCTTACG ACTCCATCCTTATGTCAGTGATTGGGTGCCTACTAAATCAATTTTTAAGCTGATTTATATATTTTGCCTGCCAGAGATG ATGGGACCATTGCAGGCAATTGAAAAACTAGCATCTAAATCTGATATATCAGTGGTCCAAAAAATAAGTTGTCAGTTAATACAAGAAGGAAAATTGGTTGAGCTTTCTGCTTTGCTCATGATGTCCTGGGATATGTTAGTTTCACCTGGACATAATAATGGTGACGAAATAGGAAGTTCATTTATTGTAAAATATATCTTGAGTGAACTGCAGATGTTAGCTAACAAGGAATCCAAGTTAGTTTGTTGTACTGCGGAATCTGGTGGACAGCAGCAGGTCAGGTGGAAGAAAGGATGTTTGTTGTTTGCATTGTCGATGCTGGAAATATTAAAAAGAGCACGCGCAGCCATTCAGGATTATCGTTTATCCCCTAAATTAATG GATGTAGAAAACTCTGAGGTGGCATTGGATGTTTCTAATTTGCTTAAAGACTTGGGCTTTTGTCTCAAGAATGAGGATATTGATGCGAAAGATGTGAAAGGGTATGAAGAAGTATGTTATCCAATGAGCCCTGAAAGCTTGTGGTCGTCATTGGGAGGACAATCTAGTCGTGTTTTTCAAATTCCTAATGCAGAGGCCTTCAACTGTGGTGTTGGTATTCAGTCACAACGTAAGCCGAATAGGAATAGCGCGACTTCTTTTccaaaaccaccacaaccacaacaaccaTCAGGTGTCATTGCTATTAGACGGTATTGGCCCAGGCAACCATCATCAGGTGCCTCGTTTGCTACTAACAGAAGCTGGAGTTTCATTTCTTGCGCACTCAGGAGGTGCTTGAGATTTTCTCCTATTTAA